One stretch of Arthrobacter polaris DNA includes these proteins:
- the hemB gene encoding porphobilinogen synthase produces the protein MSFPHHRPRRLRTTXAMRRLVSEYTVSAADLILPVFIREDLSEPQPITSMPXVFQHTTASLVAAAREAVALGLGGIMLFGIPAHRDAIGSAGIDPFGVLNRAIRDVRATVXDSLVIMSDLCLDEFTDHGHCGVLDAAGEVDNDATLEIYAKMAVAQAAAGAHIVAPSGMMDGQIAVIREALDGAGYGSVSVLAYAAKYASAFYGPFREAVDSQLDGDRRSYQMDPGNRREALHEVELDLAEGADIVMVKPAMSYLDILADVAAMSPVPVAAYQISGEYAMIEAAAANGWINRRGAIEESVLSIKRAGADMILTYWAAELAGWLREN, from the coding sequence ATGAGTTTTCCCCACCACCGTCCGCGCCGCTTGCGCACCACCNCCGCCATGCGCCGGCTGGTCAGTGAATACACGGTTTCTGCAGCGGATTTGATCCTGCCCGTTTTCATTCGCGAGGACCTCAGCGAACCCCAGCCGATCACCTCAATGCCGNGGGTGTTCCAGCATACGACGGCGTCATTGGTTGCGGCAGCCCGTGAGGCCGTGGCATTAGGCCTGGGCGGTATTATGCTGTTTGGCATCCCAGCCCACCGTGATGCGATCGGGTCGGCAGGGATTGACCCGTTTGGTGTGTTGAACAGGGCTATCAGGGACGTGCGAGCCACTGTGNGGGACAGCCTGGTGATCATGAGCGATCTCTGCCTTGATGAGTTCACCGACCACGGACATTGCGGAGTGTTGGACGCAGCAGGTGAGGTGGACAATGACGCCACCTTGGAAATTTACGCGAAGATGGCCGTGGCCCAGGCCGCAGCAGGAGCACATATTGTGGCGCCGTCGGGCATGATGGACGGGCAGATTGCAGTGATCCGCGAGGCACTCGATGGTGCCGGATACGGCTCAGTGTCAGTGCTGGCCTACGCAGCCAAATATGCTTCCGCATTTTACGGCCCATTCAGGGAGGCCGTGGATTCACAGCTTGACGGGGACAGGCGCTCGTACCAGATGGATCCGGGCAACCGCCGCGAGGCCCTGCACGAGGTTGAACTGGATCTGGCCGAAGGCGCCGACATCGTCATGGTCAAACCTGCCATGAGCTATCTGGATATCCTCGCCGACGTGGCGGCGATGTCTCCGGTACCGGTTGCCGCCTACCAAATCTCCGGCGAGTACGCCATGATCGAAGCGGCTGCAGCGAACGGCTGGATCAACCGCCGCGGTGCCATCGAAGAGTCAGTGTTGAGCATCAAGCGTGCCGGTGCTGACATGATTCTGACCTACTGGGCGGCCGAGCTCGCGGGCTGGCTGCGCGAAAACTAG
- the hemC gene encoding hydroxymethylbilane synthase — protein MTDVKIGTRGSKLALSQTQQITDQLSAVGGFEAQIVPIKTDGDILTGPLSQMGGTGVFAAELRSAILDGRVDVAVHSLKDLPTAAVPGLALAAVPVRADXRDALCSRDGLKLADLPLGASVGTGXPRRGAQLLAARSDLKIVDIRGNVDTRLGRVXGLPGNPETDTVPGKVGDLDAVVLAAAGLSRIGRLDTVTEFXDTEVMLPAXGQGALALECRTADTDLSGVLGQSLAAVDDLDTRLAVTAERALLARLEAGCSAPVGALGHRKGSMLYLETVVVSLDGTRSLRLKKATDGLTMVGATLLGIELAEELLAGGAADLADLAGSAK, from the coding sequence ATGACAGATGTGAAAATTGGAACCCGCGGCAGCAAGCTGGCACTGAGCCAGACGCAACAAATTACTGACCAGCTCAGTGCCGTTGGCGGCTTTGAAGCCCAGATTGTGCCCATCAAGACCGATGGTGACATCCTGACCGGACCGCTATCTCAAATGGGTGGTACCGGTGTGTTTGCCGCCGAACTGCGATCGGCCATCCTGGATGGACGTGTTGACGTGGCTGTGCATTCTCTCAAGGACCTGCCTACTGCGGCTGTTCCCGGATTAGCTCTGGCGGCTGTGCCTGTACGGGCTGACNCCCGCGACGCCTTGTGTTCTCGGGATGGGCTGAAATTGGCTGATCTGCCACTGGGCGCCAGCGTTGGGACGGGCTNNCCTCGCCGTGGCGCCCAGTTGCTGGCCGCCCGAAGCGATCTGAAAATTGTTGACATCCGTGGCAACGTGGACACCCGCCTTGGCAGGGTCNCTGGACTACCAGGAAACCCTGAGACAGACACTGTCCCCGGGAAAGTGGGAGACTTGGACGCCGTGGTGCTGGCTGCAGCGGGCCTGAGCCGGATCGGCCGTTTGGATACCGTCACGGAATTTNTGGACACCGAGGTGATGCTTCCTGCCNCTGGCCAAGGCGCCTTGGCGCTTGAATGCCGTACGGCAGACACTGACCTGTCAGGTGTTTTGGGGCAGTCGTTGGCGGCTGTGGATGACCTAGACACGCGCCTGGCCGTTACAGCCGAGCGTGCCCTGCTGGCTCGCTTGGAGGCTGGCTGCAGTGCACCCGTCGGCGCCCTCGGCCACCGCAAAGGATCCATGCTGTACCTGGAAACAGTGGTGGTTTCTCTCGATGGCACCCGCTCGTTGCGCCTGAAGAAAGCCACGGACGGTCTCACCATGGTCGGGGCAACCTTGCTGGGTATTGAATTAGCCGAGGAGCTTTTGGCCGGTGGTGCCGCGGACCTGGCAGATTTGGCCGGCTCTGCGAAGTGA
- a CDS encoding ferrochelatase, with protein sequence MNNRVVAXQKYDAILLASFGGPEGQDDVLPFLRNVTRGRGIPDERLEEVSHHYRANGGISPINAQNRALKVALEAELAARNIELPVLWGNRNWDPYIPAVLQDAYDAGHRRLLMLTTSVYSCYSSCRQYREDIGIALTETGLDGKLAVDKIRQYFDHPGFVEPFIEGTAASLLKVRAELAAAGKADAXVHVMFATHSIPTRDAEAAGRSEMQPLVXEQDSAYVAQHLANAEAIMARVDPDQEWSLVYQSRSGAPHVPWLEPDINDALAEQAAAGVAGVVVVPLGFISDHMEVLWDLDTEAKETCAELGLAFDRAXTPSTHQKFVEGLVDLICERTIENNITERPAMTKLGPWYDVCNPGCCANFRGEKPAISEVGSSVGSFAAAAPALGGS encoded by the coding sequence ATGAACAACCGTGTTGTTGCCNCCCAAAAGTACGATGCCATTTTGTTGGCCTCCTTTGGCGGTCCCGAAGGTCAGGACGATGTTCTTCCCTTCCTCCGCAATGTCACCCGTGGCCGCGGCATCCCTGACGAGCGTCTAGAAGAAGTCAGCCACCATTACCGGGCCAACGGTGGCATCAGCCCCATCAACGCCCAAAACCGTGCACTGAAGGTCGCCCTTGAGGCGGAATTGGCAGCCCGGAACATCGAGCTCCCGGTCCTCTGGGGCAACCGTAACTGGGACCCTTACATCCCGGCGGTTTTGCAAGATGCCTACGACGCCGGACACCGCCGACTCCTGATGCTCACCACCAGTGTCTACTCCTGTTACTCCAGCTGCCGCCAATACCGCGAAGACATTGGCATTGCGCTGACGGAGACAGGATTGGATGGCAAGTTGGCAGTGGATAAGATCCGCCAGTACTTTGACCACCCTGGATTCGTGGAACCTTTCATCGAAGGGACGGCGGCATCACTGTTGAAGGTCCGGGCGGAACTTGCCGCTGCCGGGAAAGCCGATGCCNCCGTGCACGTCATGTTCGCCACTCATTCCATACCCACCAGGGATGCCGAAGCTGCAGGGCGTTCAGAAATGCAGCCACTGGTTNTTGAGCAGGATTCTGCCTACGTGGCACAGCACCTTGCCAATGCCGAGGCCATCATGGCCCGGGTAGATCCTGATCAGGAGTGGTCGCTGGTTTACCAGTCCCGCTCCGGTGCACCCCATGTACCGTGGCTGGAACCTGACATCAATGACGCACTCGCTGAGCAGGCCGCCGCCGGCGTTGCCGGTGTGGTAGTGGTCCCGCTGGGTTTCATCAGCGATCACATGGAAGTCCTCTGGGACCTTGACACCGAGGCTAAAGAAACGTGCGCCGAACTGGGCTTGGCGTTTGACCGGGCCNCCACACCCAGTACGCACCAGAAGTTCGTAGAGGGTCTGGTTGACCTGATCTGCGAGCGAACCATTGAGAACAACATCACCGAACGCCCTGCCATGACCAAGCTCGGTCCCTGGTACGACGTATGCAACCCCGGATGTTGTGCTAATTTCCGTGGCGAGAAGCCTGCAATCTCAGAGGTGGGCAGCAGCGTGGGCTCATTTGCAGCGGCTGCACCTGCGTTGGGTGGCTCTTAA
- the hemG gene encoding protoporphyrinogen oxidase, whose translation MENRKLAAKSYRPQQHPAPNSAVVVGGXISGLLAAKDLQAAGFQVSIYEAAATWGGCVGQHEVAGVVLDSGAESFATRNTAVADLAAELGLSXKIVSPDPAGAWVWLPDGPVPLPKTGILGIPSDLSAXEVRLALGASGVLRAALDAKMPVTIGTTEAVSSVADLVRARMGKRVLERLVAPVVAGVHSADPELLDIDMVAPGLRAGIREHGSLAAAVAAQRAGGSKPGSAVAGLQGGMHTLVEALVKELREAGVAMRSRYKIKAVYRGDTGSDGSSESHAKPARKYDGGAPKRWIVDWEHGAERGFEAANLLVVATDGPTAIKLLGAELPQLXSFAXAPGPDISLVTLVVDVPELDSAPRGTGILVAPQVEXIASKALTHSTAKWEWLANSTGPGTHVLRLSYGRAGTKRSDAVRLNPVTPQDADLIAKALVDATALLGIEVTEADVLGSDVIRWQGALPFAAVGHRDRIAQVHALANEVPGLVLTGGWLSGNGLAAVVGGTRRQIRAVIDSSNRM comes from the coding sequence ATGGAAAACCGAAAACTTGCCGCCAAATCCTACCGACCGCAGCAGCATCCTGCCCCGAACAGTGCAGTGGTGGTTGGCGGGNGAATCAGCGGGTTGTTGGCGGCCAAGGACCTGCAGGCAGCGGGGTTTCAAGTCAGTATTTACGAAGCCGCAGCTACCTGGGGTGGGTGCGTTGGCCAGCACGAAGTGGCTGGGGTGGTGCTGGATTCAGGCGCCGAATCGTTTGCCACACGCAACACCGCAGTTGCGGATCTAGCCGCCGAATTGGGACTTTCGNCAAAGATTGTGAGCCCGGATCCTGCAGGAGCATGGGTATGGCTGCCTGATGGCCCGGTGCCTCTGCCGAAAACCGGAATTCTGGGAATCCCCTCAGACCTCAGCGCCNCCGAAGTGCGCCTGGCCTTGGGAGCCTCCGGGGTACTGCGGGCGGCCCTTGATGCCAAGATGCCCGTGACCATTGGCACCACCGAGGCGGTCTCCAGTGTGGCGGATCTGGTGCGCGCACGCATGGGCAAACGGGTTTTGGAGCGTCTGGTGGCGCCGGTTGTGGCTGGCGTGCACTCAGCAGACCCTGAACTGCTAGACATTGACATGGTGGCGCCAGGGCTGCGGGCTGGTATCCGTGAACACGGCTCCCTGGCCGCTGCCGTGGCTGCGCAGAGGGCCGGTGGCTCCAAACCGGGCTCTGCCGTGGCCGGCCTTCAGGGCGGCATGCACACCTTGGTAGAGGCCCTTGTCAAGGAGCTGCGAGAGGCTGGCGTAGCCATGCGGTCGCGCTACAAGATCAAAGCTGTTTACCGCGGTGACACAGGATCTGATGGCAGTTCCGAATCTCACGCCAAGCCTGCCAGGAAATACGACGGTGGCGCACCCAAACGCTGGATTGTTGATTGGGAGCACGGTGCGGAACGAGGGTTTGAAGCCGCGAATCTGCTTGTTGTTGCCACGGATGGGCCCACAGCCATCAAGCTTTTGGGTGCGGAGTTGCCACAATTGNATTCCTTTGCCNCCGCTCCAGGACCTGACATCTCCCTTGTCACCTTGGTGGTGGATGTGCCCGAACTTGATTCAGCACCCCGCGGCACCGGAATTCTTGTGGCACCCCAAGTTGAGNGGATTGCATCCAAGGCCCTCACACACTCAACGGCAAAGTGGGAATGGTTAGCCAACTCAACGGGGCCCGGCACCCACGTCCTGCGGCTCTCCTACGGCCGTGCCGGAACCAAACGCTCTGATGCTGTGCGCTTGAACCCTGTCACACCACAGGACGCCGATCTCATCGCTAAGGCTTTGGTGGATGCCACGGCCTTGTTGGGTATCGAAGTGACCGAGGCTGACGTGTTGGGCTCGGACGTTATCCGTTGGCAGGGTGCACTCCCGTTCGCCGCCGTCGGGCATCGGGACAGGATTGCCCAGGTTCATGCCTTGGCCAATGAAGTGCCTGGCCTAGTACTCACCGGTGGGTGGCTTAGCGGGAACGGACTGGCTGCGGTGGTTGGCGGAACCAGGCGCCAAATTCGGGCTGTCATCGACAGCTCAAATCGAATGTAA
- the hemE gene encoding uroporphyrinogen decarboxylase: MTLSPSHXLMDGRTANSPLITAYRGGKPSRRPIWFMRQAGRSLPEYRELRVGTTMLESCLKPAMAAEITLQPVRRHDVDAAIFFSDIVIPQACRGRVDIVPGVGPVLDAPIRTAADIAGLPELTDAALDPIREAVALTVAELGSTXLIGFAGAXFTVAAYMVEGRPSRDHLGPRTMMHAQPELWAELMNWAADASGKFLRAQIEAGASAGQLFDSWAGSLSLADYTAHVAPASARALDHVRDLGVPLVHFGTGTSELLGAMHDVGVDVMGVDYRLPLDEANRRLGGNVPLQGNIDPALLSAXWEVLEAHVRQVIAAGACAPSHVVNLGHGVPPETDPAVLTRLVELVHSI, encoded by the coding sequence ATGACACTGAGCCCAAGCCACNCCCTGATGGATGGCCGCACCGCCAATTCCCCTTTGATCACGGCTTACAGAGGTGGCAAGCCAAGCCGCCGGCCTATCTGGTTCATGCGCCAAGCTGGCCGTTCGCTACCTGAATACCGCGAACTGCGCGTGGGCACCACCATGCTGGAGTCCTGCCTGAAACCAGCTATGGCCGCTGAAATCACGCTCCAACCCGTCCGCCGCCACGATGTTGACGCCGCCATTTTCTTTTCCGATATTGTCATTCCTCAAGCTTGCCGGGGTAGGGTGGATATTGTTCCCGGCGTGGGTCCGGTCCTGGATGCGCCCATCCGCACTGCCGCGGACATCGCAGGCCTGCCCGAGCTCACTGACGCGGCACTGGACCCCATTCGGGAAGCTGTGGCATTGACCGTAGCGGAGCTTGGAAGCACCNCGCTGATTGGTTTTGCGGGTGCCNCCTTCACCGTAGCCGCCTACATGGTGGAAGGCCGTCCGTCACGGGATCACCTCGGGCCGCGGACCATGATGCACGCCCAGCCTGAACTGTGGGCCGAGCTGATGAACTGGGCTGCCGACGCATCAGGAAAATTCCTGCGCGCCCAGATTGAGGCCGGCGCCAGCGCAGGCCAGCTTTTCGATTCCTGGGCAGGTTCACTGAGCCTTGCCGATTACACGGCGCACGTGGCTCCGGCGTCGGCCCGGGCCTTGGATCATGTCCGGGACCTAGGCGTCCCGCTGGTCCATTTTGGTACCGGGACCAGCGAACTGCTGGGCGCCATGCACGATGTTGGCGTTGATGTCATGGGCGTTGACTACCGTCTGCCGCTGGATGAGGCAAACCGCCGCCTTGGCGGTAACGTGCCGTTGCAGGGCAATATTGATCCGGCTCTGCTCAGCGCCNCCTGGGAGGTGCTTGAGGCACACGTTCGCCAGGTTATAGCCGCTGGCGCCTGCGCGCCCTCGCATGTGGTGAACTTGGGTCATGGCGTGCCGCCCGAGACCGACCCGGCCGTCCTGACCCGCCTGGTGGAACTCGTTCACTCCATCTAG
- a CDS encoding glutamyl-tRNA reductase → MVLFSLVASHSSIDLETVARLSAGAAAVSAEVISRENTVAGLITLATCNRYELYAHARSSEDIAPARSSLIESISRHSGLSESHVSQALLTLSTDAVPRHLFAVSTGLESAVVGEREIAGQVRRALSDAQERGTTTPSLVRLFQAAAKTAKDVGSQTSLGRRGMSIVSVALDLAVELQDVPTGSLAGKSAVLFGTGAYAGAAMAQLLQRGCTEISVYSPSGRAETFTASRGGTALNAQSLPQAVAQASLLLGCSGSDHQLSREDLAHMRHEDSQPHTRPGQLTVIDLALTHDFAPEVAELPGVDLLTLETVRQAAPAEQESTLAQASSLVAEATRNFAQSQNSRALDHAIVALRRHTMAVLDDEMAKVRKQHGCSAATEEVEFAMRRMVKQLLHIPTVRAKELAAAGDADSYVAALDALYGLKINPSAIGAAMNDRTDGEAAG, encoded by the coding sequence GTGGTCCTCTTTTCACTTGTTGCCTCGCACTCATCCATTGATCTGGAAACCGTTGCCCGTCTTAGCGCCGGTGCCGCGGCTGTCAGTGCTGAGGTGATCTCCCGTGAGAACACGGTGGCCGGGCTCATCACTTTGGCTACGTGCAACCGTTATGAGCTGTATGCCCACGCCCGCAGTAGCGAAGACATTGCTCCCGCACGTAGTTCACTCATTGAATCCATCAGCAGGCATTCAGGACTGTCCGAATCCCACGTCTCTCAGGCTCTATTGACCCTGAGCACCGACGCCGTGCCACGGCACCTNTTTGCTGTGAGTACGGGACTGGAATCAGCTGTTGTNGGGGAACGCGAGATCGCCGGGCAAGTCCGCCGAGCCCTGAGCGACGCCCAGGAACGTGGAACCACCACCCCATCGCTGGTACGGCTATTTCAAGCAGCGGCCAAGACGGCCAAAGACGTAGGTTCTCAGACTTCACTGGGACGCCGCGGCATGTCGATCGTCTCAGTGGCCTTGGACTTGGCAGTGGAGCTCCAAGACGTGCCAACGGGTTCGTTGGCGGGAAAATCGGCAGTTCTCTTTGGTACTGGCGCTTATGCCGGTGCCGCCATGGCCCAGCTTCTCCAACGCGGGTGCACCGAGATTTCCGTTTATTCTCCCTCGGGACGCGCTGAAACATTCACTGCCTCGCGNGGCGGCACTGCACTGAACGCCCAATCCTTGCCCCAGGCTGTGGCGCAAGCGTCATTGCTTTTGGGCTGTAGCGGCTCAGATCATCAACTCTCCCGCGAGGATCTGGCACATATGCGCCACGAAGATTCACAACCGCACACACGCCCCGGCCAGTTGACAGTCATTGACCTCGCCCTGACACATGACTTCGCCCCAGAGGTTGCAGAACTTCCCGGTGTGGACTTGTTGACGTTAGAAACGGTCCGCCAAGCGGCCCCTGCCGAGCAGGAATCCACCTTGGCCCAAGCCTCCTCATTAGTTGCCGAAGCCACCCGTAACTTTGCACAATCTCAAAACTCTCGCGCACTAGACCACGCCATTGTGGCGCTGCGCCGGCACACCATGGCCGTCCTGGACGACGAAATGGCCAAGGTCCGTAAGCAGCACGGCTGCTCGGCTGCCACAGAAGAGGTGGAATTCGCCATGCGCCGCATGGTCAAACAGCTGTTGCATATACCCACGGTCAGGGCGAAAGAACTGGCAGCAGCTGGCGACGCCGACAGTTATGTGGCAGCTTTGGATGCCCTCTACGGCCTGAAGATCAACCCATCAGCCATTGGTGCTGCCATGAATGACCGTACTGACGGCGAAGCCGCTGGCTGA
- a CDS encoding SDR family NAD(P)-dependent oxidoreductase: MNHVEHQPTTQXPIDSGFGHDSTSGSVLEGMDLLGCAAIVTGGYSGLGLETVRALTSXGVSVTVPARRADHARGVLAAADLGGXAVVEMDLXDQESVKXFAAKFLDSGPRLDILINNAAIMACPETRVGPGWEAQFATNHLGHFTLTNLLWPLLAGGGARVVALSSTGHKISGIHFDDPQFTKKYDKWQAYGQAKTANSLFAVELDARGQXSGVRAFAVNPGXIMTGLQRHLTQAEMMAAGWMDETGKLRDGFKXPEQGAATSVWAATSPQLDGKGGXYCEDCDIARPTDPESELARFAGVDAHALDPESARRLWELSAELTGVNAFV; encoded by the coding sequence ATGAACCATGTGGAGCATCAACCAACAACCCAANAACCGATTGATTCCGGGTTTGGCCATGACAGTACATCCGGCTCCGTGCTGGAGGGTATGGACTTGTTGGGGTGCGCAGCCATTGTTACAGGCGGCTACTCCGGCCTAGGGCTGGAGACTGTGCGCGCCCTGACAAGTNGTGGGGTGAGCGTCACCGTGCCCGCACGCCGGGCCGACCACGCCCGAGGCGTGCTAGCGGCGGCAGATCTCGGCGGGNTGGCCGTCGTTGAGATGGATTTGNGGGACCAGGAGAGCGTGAAANAATTCGCGGCAAAATTCCTTGACTCCGGGCCCCGTTTGGACATTCTGATCAACAACGCAGCCATCATGGCCTGCCCAGAAACGCGGGTTGGTCCCGGCTGGGAGGCACAGTTCGCCACCAACCACTTGGGACATTTCACCCTGACAAACCTGCTGTGGCCACTATTGGCCGGTGGGGGTGCGCGCGTGGTTGCACTGTCATCGACCGGACATAAAATTTCAGGCATCCACTTTGACGATCCCCAATTCACCAAGAAGTATGACAAGTGGCAGGCCTACGGGCAGGCGAAAACGGCCAATAGCCTCTTCGCCGTGGAGCTGGATGCGCGCGGGCAGANNTCAGGAGTACGGGCTTTCGCTGTGAACCCAGGGNGCATTATGACGGGGCTCCAACGCCATCTCACCCAAGCGGAAATGATGGCGGCTGGGTGGATGGATGAGACAGGCAAGCTACGCGATGGTTTCAAGANNCCGGAGCAAGGTGCGGCCACTTCGGTGTGGGCCGCTACCTCGCCACAGCTCGATGGTAAGGGAGGGNTGTATTGCGAGGACTGTGACATTGCCCGGCCTACCGATCCGGAGTCAGAGTTGGCCCGTTTTGCCGGTGTTGATGCGCACGCACTTGATCCAGAAAGTGCTCGGCGTCTGTGGGAGCTCTCGGCGGAATTGACGGGAGTCAATGCGTTTGTTTAA
- the moeB gene encoding molybdopterin-synthase adenylyltransferase MoeB: MVSLIQPLTATTPTSLPPLVEPGPPLVREELERYSRHALIPEIGLEGQRRLRNARVLVIGAGGLGSPALLYLAAAGVGTLGVIDDDTVELSNLQRQVIHGVSDIGRTKLESARXSILELNPGINVILHPVRLDSTNALDIXAGYDIILDGADNFATRYLVNDAAALLGKPYVWGSILRFDGQVSVFWDKFGPNYRDLYPEPPAPGTVPSCAEGGVFGMLCASIGAMMVTEAVKLITGIGQTLLGRLLIFDALTSRWREIRIAKDPAAEPITELVDYQLFCGIVAHNEDGRDLISVIQLAERLAKXAQGTEDFILIDVREPVEFEISRIPGSVLIPLAGIRDGSALDQLPDGVXPLLHCKAGTRSAQALASLQAAGFIDVVHLDGGIDAWEASDKHRALE, from the coding sequence ATGGTTTCCTTGATCCAGCCCTTGACCGCCACCACACCGACTTCCTTACCGCCCCTGGTTGAGCCGGGCCCGCCCTTGGTGAGGGAAGAATTGGAACGCTATTCGCGCCACGCATTGATCCCTGAGATTGGTTTGGAGGGACAGCGGCGGCTGCGTAATGCCCGTGTGCTGGTCATTGGTGCCGGTGGGCTGGGCTCCCCGGCACTGCTGTATTTGGCTGCAGCTGGTGTGGGTACTCTGGGAGTCATTGATGATGACACAGTGGAGCTGAGTAATCTACAACGCCAAGTTATCCATGGTGTGAGCGATATTGGCCGCACCAAGCTGGAGTCCGCCCGGNATTCCATCTTGGAACTAAACCCTGGGATCAACGTCATCTTGCACCCTGTGCGGCTGGATTCTACCAATGCGTTGGATATTNTTGCCGGCTATGACATCATCCTTGACGGGGCGGACAATTTTGCCACCCGCTACCTTGTAAACGATGCCGCGGCACTGCTGGGTAAACCTTACGTGTGGGGATCAATTCTGAGGTTTGATGGCCAAGTCAGCGTATTTTGGGATAAGTTCGGCCCCAACTACCGCGATCTCTACCCCGAACCGCCGGCACCAGGGACTGTCCCTTCTTGTGCTGAGGGTGGCGTCTTTGGCATGCTGTGCGCCTCGATTGGTGCCATGATGGTCACCGAAGCCGTCAAACTCATCACAGGCATAGGCCAAACGCTGCTGGGCCGGCTGCTGATATTCGATGCCCTAACTTCGCGCTGGCGTGAAATCCGCATCGCCAAGGACCCCGCGGCGGAACCCATCACCGAGCTGGTGGACTACCAGCTCTTCTGCGGGATTGTTGCGCACAACGAGGACGGCCGCGATCTCATCTCCGTAATCCAGCTCGCTGAACGCCTAGCCAAANGGGCGCAGGGAACCGAGGACTTCATCTTAATTGACGTGCGCGAACCCGTTGAATTTGAGATTTCACGTATCCCCGGGTCTGTGTTGATCCCGCTAGCGGGTATCAGGGATGGTTCAGCCCTTGACCAGCTACCAGACGGTGTTCNNCCTTTACTGCATTGCAAGGCTGGAACTCGCTCAGCCCAAGCCTTGGCCAGCCTGCAGGCAGCAGGATTTATTGATGTTGTACATCTTGATGGTGGCATTGATGCCTGGGAAGCTAGCGACAAACACCGCGCACTGGAGTAA
- a CDS encoding TetR/AcrR family transcriptional regulator: MSLDPSAKERPAQRTTPARLPRDERRAQLLASALEVFVNHGYHGAAMDEIAVTAKVSKPVLYQHFPSKRELYLALLDSHLEALTKMLVAALNSTTDNKLRVQATMKAYFHFMANDDQAHRLVFESDLVNDPEVAARLENFNANYADAIGQVIAEDTRLAPVEATLLGRALAGMAQVSARYWLEAGGDLDIDVASDLVYRLAWRGISRFPKES; this comes from the coding sequence ATGAGTTTGGATCCCTCCGCGAAGGAGCGTCCCGCGCAACGCACCACGCCGGCCCGGCTGCCCCGCGACGAACGCCGCGCTCAACTGCTCGCTTCCGCCCTTGAGGTGTTTGTCAACCACGGTTATCACGGCGCCGCTATGGATGAAATTGCTGTCACTGCTAAGGTTTCCAAACCTGTGCTCTACCAGCACTTCCCCAGTAAACGTGAACTATATCTGGCGTTGTTGGACAGTCATCTAGAAGCATTGACTAAAATGCTTGTCGCAGCACTGAACTCCACCACTGATAACAAATTGCGTGTCCAAGCCACGATGAAGGCCTATTTTCATTTCATGGCCAACGACGACCAGGCCCACAGGCTTGTCTTTGAATCTGACCTTGTGAACGATCCCGAGGTAGCTGCGCGGCTGGAGAACTTCAACGCCAACTACGCTGATGCCATTGGTCAGGTCATTGCTGAGGACACCAGGCTTGCCCCTGTTGAGGCGACGCTCTTGGGCCGTGCGTTGGCCGGCATGGCCCAGGTCAGCGCCCGTTACTGGCTGGAGGCTGGCGGCGATCTTGACATCGACGTTGCCAGTGATTTGGTTTACCGTTTAGCTTGGCGCGGAATTAGCCGCTTCCCCAAGGAATCATGA
- a CDS encoding DUF3107 domain-containing protein, with amino-acid sequence MEIKIGIQNITREIVLESEQSADDVAALVSESLAKGTELRLKDEKGRLVIIPGNALAYVELGGEKARSVGFGAL; translated from the coding sequence GTGGAAATCAAGATCGGCATCCAGAACATCACCCGTGAAATTGTCCTTGAATCAGAGCAAAGCGCGGACGACGTCGCCGCTTTGGTCTCCGAGTCACTGGCCAAGGGCACAGAGCTGCGTCTTAAGGATGAAAAGGGACGCCTTGTCATTATTCCAGGCAACGCCTTAGCCTACGTTGAATTGGGTGGCGAAAAGGCTCGCAGCGTAGGGTTCGGCGCCCTCTAA
- a CDS encoding 4a-hydroxytetrahydrobiopterin dehydratase: protein MAVPDDVLTRTEIDAALASLALWRFDGELRTVLKCPSSGAALALFASIGELAQQANHHPDVDWRYDTLFIATSSHDAGGQITARDISLARDISAAAQAVGAVAVST from the coding sequence ATGGCTGTTCCGGATGATGTGTTGACCCGCACCGAGATCGACGCCGCACTGGCCTCCTTGGCGCTGTGGCGTTTTGACGGTGAACTGCGCACGGTGCTGAAGTGTCCCTCGTCGGGCGCTGCCTTGGCGTTGTTTGCCAGCATTGGGGAGCTGGCCCAGCAAGCGAACCACCACCCTGACGTGGACTGGCGCTACGACACGTTGTTCATCGCCACTAGTTCACATGACGCTGGTGGCCAGATCACTGCCCGTGACATCAGCCTGGCAAGGGACATTTCGGCCGCGGCGCAAGCGGTCGGGGCAGTGGCTGTGTCCACATAA